A genomic stretch from Streptomyces sp. QL37 includes:
- a CDS encoding chaplin produces MALGAAAPAMADAGAGAAAVGSPGVLSGNVVQVPVHIPVNVCGNTINVIGLLNPAFGNTCINA; encoded by the coding sequence ATGGCGCTCGGTGCCGCCGCCCCGGCCATGGCTGACGCCGGCGCCGGTGCCGCTGCTGTCGGCTCCCCGGGCGTCCTGTCCGGCAACGTCGTGCAGGTTCCGGTCCACATTCCCGTGAACGTCTGCGGCAACACCATCAACGTGATCGGTCTGCTGAACCCGGCCTTCGGCAACACCTGCATCAACGCCTGA